One window from the genome of Oscillospiraceae bacterium encodes:
- a CDS encoding MATE family efflux transporter: MSCKSFVKRLFDPRCMVKPELVEGELPDAKTAYPTFIKLAMPAVVELMLISMISVADTAMVSSRGEAAITAVGLTGQPTMILLALFFALNVGVTAVIARRKGEQRQEDANTVLRMALMLAMVLGVIMTVVSIFFGRWFMMLSGAKEDTIADSTIYFQIVNAVLMFRAMTLAITSAQRGVGNTKISMRINITANAVNIVFNYLLINGHLGFPELGVAGAAIATSIGNMVGFGLAVASLLQKDGYLRLKPHQSWKINKEALSAIRKVSGNAVLEQMVLRFGFFTFARVVAELGTMVFATHQIGMQALNLSFTFADGLGVGATTLVGQYLGAKRPDISAVYGRVAQRIAMAGSLLILILFASCGKFWITLFSDEPDVIALGTLIMIIAGIAVPLQTSTVVSAGSLRGAGDTKFVAYTMLISVGIIRPLLGYVFALVLGWGLIGAWMSLLIDLSIRLTLTYRRFSSGKWSKIIV; encoded by the coding sequence TTGTCCTGTAAATCTTTTGTAAAACGCTTGTTCGATCCCCGATGCATGGTCAAACCCGAACTCGTAGAGGGCGAGTTGCCGGACGCAAAAACCGCCTACCCGACATTCATTAAACTCGCAATGCCCGCCGTGGTCGAACTGATGTTGATTTCGATGATCTCAGTCGCCGATACTGCGATGGTCAGTTCCCGGGGAGAAGCGGCCATCACTGCCGTCGGACTCACCGGACAACCCACGATGATCTTACTGGCTCTGTTTTTTGCCCTTAATGTGGGTGTCACGGCCGTCATTGCGCGGCGAAAAGGCGAACAGCGTCAGGAAGACGCGAATACCGTACTTAGAATGGCTCTTATGCTCGCGATGGTTTTGGGCGTGATCATGACTGTCGTTTCAATATTCTTCGGACGCTGGTTTATGATGCTTTCCGGTGCGAAAGAAGATACCATCGCCGACAGCACAATCTATTTTCAAATCGTCAACGCTGTTTTGATGTTTCGGGCAATGACGCTCGCAATCACATCCGCCCAGCGCGGCGTAGGGAACACAAAAATCTCAATGCGTATTAACATCACCGCCAACGCAGTCAATATCGTTTTTAATTATCTGCTCATCAACGGTCATCTCGGTTTTCCGGAGCTCGGCGTCGCGGGTGCGGCGATTGCGACTTCTATCGGAAATATGGTTGGTTTCGGACTTGCCGTCGCCTCACTGCTGCAAAAAGATGGTTATCTCCGCTTGAAACCGCACCAGAGTTGGAAAATTAACAAAGAAGCGCTTTCCGCAATAAGAAAAGTCAGCGGAAACGCCGTTCTGGAACAGATGGTGCTTCGGTTCGGATTTTTCACCTTCGCCCGTGTCGTCGCGGAACTCGGAACGATGGTTTTTGCCACCCATCAGATCGGTATGCAGGCACTCAACCTCTCTTTTACTTTTGCCGACGGTTTAGGTGTCGGAGCCACAACGCTGGTCGGTCAATATCTCGGCGCAAAGCGTCCGGACATTTCGGCAGTTTACGGACGTGTAGCCCAACGCATCGCGATGGCGGGCTCTCTGTTGATTTTAATTCTGTTCGCTTCCTGCGGGAAGTTTTGGATAACGCTTTTTTCGGACGAGCCCGACGTCATTGCTTTGGGTACCCTGATTATGATCATCGCCGGTATCGCTGTACCTCTACAAACCTCAACCGTTGTTTCAGCGGGTAGCCTGCGTGGTGCGGGGGACACTAAATTTGTCGCTTATACGATGTTAATTTCCGTAGGAATCATCCGCCCGCTGCTCGGGTATGTCTTTG